CGGGTTCGTGATTCGAAGAATCCCCGTGGGCCTGCGCTCGTTTTCACCCCCGGTGAGTGGGGATGCCTTCACCGGGGATGTGCGGTTCTCCAAATACAAATCGCCCGTGAAGGTTTCCGCGTAGACGACGCTGTGCGCTTCATCGCCGAAACGCAGCATGACGAAGGGGCCCAGGGCTTCTCCCAGCAACCAATTCGGGCTGGTAGGTCGCAATCTCCTGTGCAGCGGTCTCCAACCCGGCGTAGATGTCGAAGTCGGCGGGTATCAAGTCGTCGTACTCATGCCACTACTTCTTTGTATTGGCTTGCTGTGCAATTTCTTTCATAGCCTCGATCTTCTCTCGATCGATGGAACAGCTTCCGGGTGAGGCCCTTCTCGATCCGCGTCAAGGTAGGGGCCGAGCGGCCGATGTGATCGGCGGCCTCGGCCGGACTCATCCCGCCTCCTGCCGAGCCAGCCGCAGGTAATAACCGAGCTGGCGCTTCGGCAGCGAGAGCGCTTCCCCTGTTTCGACCATCACATGCCCCCTGGCTGTTGTCGTTTCGAGTTGAAACGGTGCTTGGCGAATTCTGTAATCCGTCCTGGCGCATTGCGTCACTTCACACGAAAGTTCATGGGGCGCATGCAGCCCGTTTCCGCCCGCCGCGGCCCGTTAGGGAGCGTATCCGATGACCGATTCCACAGCGAATAATTCACCCGCACAACAGGATCTCGCTGGTGCAGCAGGTCAACGACGACCACGACACGGTCACCGTCGTAACCAAGAGTGGCGAGAACGCGGTCCTCGTCTCCGAGTCCGATTGGACGGCTGGGAAACCTACACGTCCTGGCCGGCACGAGATCGAACGGTCCTGAAAGCAGCGAACAAGTTGATCACCGCGGTGCTCGCCGACCCGTTCACCGGCATCGGGAAGCCCGAGCCGCTCAAATACCAGCTTGCCGGGAACTGGTCGCGACGAATCACCAGAGAACACCGCCTGATCTACTACGTCACCGACAGCGAAGTCGCCATCGTGTGCGTAGGCGGACACTACGACGACCGAGGCACAGGCCGATCCACGACCCGGGAGAAGAGCCCGCACGACACGGGCTCTCGACCGCACTCCCGCCCGGGTCAGGGCTCGAGGTCGACAACCCCTGTGCCGCTGGCGATATCGAGTGGCACCGAGACCTGATCGTGCGCGATCAGCCAGGTGCCGTCGATCTTCCGCAGACCGAAGGTGGCTCTGACCCACGTCCCCGGGGCGGCCGTGCCGTCGTTCAGCGTGCCGCGCAGACGCCCGAAGCCGTGCCCGTACGCCACGTCATCGCCCACGACGAACGTCAGATCGCGGAACTCGTAGTCCACCTCCGCGAAGAACCGGAACACCTTCGCCCAGTTCTCCAGCTTCGCCGCAACCCCCGCATGCTGCAGCGGCGGCTCGACATCGAAGGACACCACGTCGGGCGTGTAGCCCTGCTTCAGGGCTTGGAGATCCTTGGTCCGCAGTCCCTCCACCAACTCGGCGAATCGCCCGCGAATCTCGGCCTCGTCCTGCGCGGCGCGGTCAGCGGGTGACCGAAAGTCGTTCGGCGTCGTCATGATCGGCTCCTTCCGGGGTGCTGTTCGAGGTGTCGGCGGCGGGCCGGCGCAGCGGCGCCAGCGCGGTGCTCCACGCGATGATCTGGTCCAGTGTCTTGGTCAAGGCGTCGGCATGGTGGTCGCGCGGGATGAATGTGGTGTTGTTCTCGAAATCGGTGAGCACCGAGATCGAGACCTGGTAGCCGACGTCGGCCATGCCCAGTGTGCTGCAGACCGTGCGCAGTTGCACCACGGCCCGGGCGCCGCCGTTCACCCCGTAGGAAACGAATCCGAGCGCCTTGTTCGTCCACTCCGCGAACAGGTGGTCCAAGGCGTTCTTGAGTACGCCGGGAGCGCCGCCGTTGTACTCCGGCGTCACGATCACGAAGGCGTCGAATGGGGCGATCCGTTCGGCCCAGGCACGGGTGTGTTCGTGGGCCGACGGGCCGAACATCGGCGGCACCGGCTCGTCGAGATGGGGAAGTGGGTGGTCACGCAGGTCGACCAGTTCGAACTCGGCGTCGTCCCGCCGCGATGCCGTGTCCAGCACCCACCGGGCGATCTGGGCGCCGTTGCGGTTGGGCCGGGTACTACCGAGGATGATGCCGATTCTGGTCATATCCGGAACTCCTGTGTCGCTGAAAGTGTCACACCCTTCCGACGACACAGCCGTCCCGAATGTCAGGCCGTCGCGCGGGCCCGGCCGACAGGGCGACAGCTCGCGCTCGATCAGTTCGCCAGCGCCTCGACCGTCACGGCCACGCGGCGAGCGCGGGTCTCGGGGCGCTTGGCGGAGGTGATCGACCCGACCTGCTCGCGCCTGCGGCTGTAGGACAGCCCGTCGAAGGCGGCGCGGAGCCCGGCCTCGGCCAGGGCTGCGGCCAGATCGTCGGGGACGGCGACGACCCGTTCGGCGGTATCGCGCTCGACGGTCACCTCGACGGTGTCACCCCGCTGCTTGCCGAGTTCGGCGCGAATGGCCCCGAGCACGCCCAGGCACGGGCCGTCGCCCATGGAGACGACGGAGCCGATGTAGTCGACGCCGTCGAAGGTCGCCCGCACCGGAATCCGGCCACCGCCGCCCAGTGCGGTGACCACCTCCACCGGCACCGCGACGTACGCACCGCCGCCGCGAGCGGATTCGATTCGCGCCTGGAAGCGTTCCATACCGGGATGCTAGCCGCCGGAGTCCGCTCCGGCGGCGACCGTTCCGCAAACAATGTCGCGGCCGTGGTAACCGGCGTCACTTTCGCCGGTGAACCGCTGTCCTCTCGACCCGATTCGGCGGCGCCGAATGTGTTAACAAATGTAAAACACCCGAGAAGCGCCCGTTTCCAAAGCTTCACCGCGCGGCCGCGTAACCCCGCTCCGACCGGACGGCGAGGTGACGCAAACCGATATCCGCCCAGGTCGGACCGGAATCCACCGGGCCGATCCGCAATTGCCCAGTGACCGTCAGGTTTCCCGCACCTCACAGCTCACCATCCCCCTGAACGGGGTGTGAGCACATTGTTTTGCCGCCGTCGCCGGCGTCCCTACTCTCGGTTGCGTCAGCCCGATTTCACTTGTCTCGATGGGGGCGCTGTGGTCATTTCACACCAGAAGGGTTCGACCCCCTCGTCAGCGTCGAACGGCGTAGCCGCGGAATCGAACGGCGAGCACGCGACGGCGAGCACGGTCTCACCGTCCGACGCGCTCCTGACATTGGGCCGCTACTTCCAACGCGGTGAAGTGTCCGACGATCTGCGCACGGTGCACAAGGTCGGTGGGCGCGAGGCCGACGAGTTCTATCGCGATCGATGGGCCCACGACAAGGTGGTGCGGTCGACGCACGGCGTGAACTGCACCGGATCGTGTTCGTGGAAGATCTACGTCTCCGACGGTGTGATCACCTGGGAGTCCCAGCAGACCGACTATCCGTCGGTGGGCGCCGACAAGCCGGAATACGAGCCACGCGGCTGTCCCCGCGGAGCGTCGTTCTCCTGGTACACCTACAGCCCGGCCAGAGTCCGCTACCCGTATGTACGCGGGGCGCTGCTCGAGATGTATCGAGATGCCAAGGCCCGCGTGAAGGATCCGGTGCTGGCCTGGGCCGACATCGTCGAAGACGCCGAGCGGGCGAAGACCTACAAATCCGCGCGCGGCAAGGGCGGATTCGTGCGGGCCGAGTGGTGGGAGGCGGCCGAAATCGCCGCCGCCGCACATGTTCACACGATCAAACAGTACGGTCCCGACCGCATCGCGGGCTTCTCCCCGATTCCGGCGATGTCGATGGTCTCGCACGCGGTCGGCGCGCGGTTCATCTCGCTGCTCGGTGGATCCATGCTGTCGTTCTACGACTGGTACGCCGATCTGCCGGTGGCCTCACCGCAGGTCTTCGGGGACCAGACCGATGTGCCGGAATCCGCGGACTGGTTCGACGCCGGCTACCTGATCATGTGGGGGTCGAACGTCCCGGTGACGCGAACACCGGACGCGCACTACATGACCGAGGCCCGCTATCGCGGCCAGAAGGTCGTCGTGGTCTCCCCCGATTACGCCGACAACACCAAGTTCGCCGATGAATGGCTCCCCGCCCGACCGGGCACCGATGCCGCGCTGGCGATGGCGATGGGTCACGTCGTACTCCGCGAATTCTTCGTGGAACGCTCGACACCCCGATTCGACGACTACATCAAGCGCTACACCGATCTGCCGTTCCTGATCACCCTCGACGAGCGCGAGGGCGGCTGGAACGACAACGGTGAATACCAGGGCCACACCTGGCTGCCCGGAAAGTTCCTCACCGCGGCCGATCTCGCCGCGGCGGGTGACGCCGACTTCGATGTGGACAACGCCGACCACAAGACGGTGCTGCTGGACGGCGACGGAAATCCCGTGGTCCCCAACGGAACCCTGGGTGACCGCTTCGGCGATTCGGGCGCCGGACGATGGAACCTGGATCTAGGGGAGGTCGATCCCCTGCTGACGCTGTACGGCCGCACCGACGATGCTGCGGCCGTACAGTTCCCCCGTTTCGACGCCGCCTCCGCCGCCGTCACGCGCTCGGTGCCGACGATGACGGTGGCCGGACGCCGCGTCACGACCGTCTTCGATCTACTGCTGGCCCAGTACGGCGTGGGCCGGCCCGGCCTGTCCGGCGACTGGGCCACCGGCTACGACGACGCATCCGCGCCCTACACCCCCGCCTGGCAGGAAGCGATCACGGGAGTGCCCGCCGCCCAGTCGATCCGGATCGCGCGCGAATTCGCCGACAATGCCGACCGTTCCGGCGGCCGGTCGATGATTGTGATGGGCGCGGGCACCAACCACTGGTTCCATTCCGATCAGATCTATCGCGCGTTCTTCACCCTCACACTGCTCACCGGCTGTCAGGGGGTGAACGGCGGCGGCTGGGCCCATTACGTCGGCCAGGAGAAGTGCCGTCCGGTGACCGGCTGGTCCACCCTGGCGTTCGGTCTGGACTGGCAGCGCCCGCCGCGGCAGATGCAGGGCACGGTGTTCTGGTATCTGACCAACGACCAGTGGCGCTACGACCCGTTCACCTCCGAATCCTTCGCGTCCCCACTGGGTTCGGGAGCATTCGCCGGTCGCACGGCGGCCGACAACATCGCGCTCGCCTCCCGGCTGGGCTGGATGCCGAGCTACCCCACCTTCGACCGCAATCCCCTGGATCTGGTCGACGACGCGGCGGCCGCGGGCATGTCGCCACAGGAGTATGTCGTCGACGGCCTGAAATCGGGTGAGCTGAACTTCGCCTGCGAGGATCCCGACGCCCCGGAGAACTTCCCCCGGGTACTGACCGTCTGGCGGGCGAATCTGCTGGGATCCTCCGGTAAGGGCAACGAGTACTTCCACCGGCATCTGCTGGGCGCCGATTCGAATCTGCAGGCCGATGATTCCACCGGCGTG
The genomic region above belongs to Nocardia spumae and contains:
- a CDS encoding DUF397 domain-containing protein, which codes for MGRVRDSKNPRGPALVFTPGEWGCLHRGCAVLQIQIAREGFRVDDAVRFIAETQHDEGAQGFSQQPIRAGRSQSPVQRSPTRRRCRSRRVSSRRTHATTSLYWLAVQFLS
- a CDS encoding Txe/YoeB family addiction module toxin; its protein translation is MTDSTANNSPAQQDLAGAAGQRRPRHGHRRNQEWRERGPRLRVRLDGWETYTSWPARDRTVLKAANKLITAVLADPFTGIGKPEPLKYQLAGNWSRRITREHRLIYYVTDSEVAIVCVGGHYDDRGTGRSTTREKSPHDTGSRPHSRPGQGSRSTTPVPLAISSGTET
- a CDS encoding YybH family protein — encoded protein: MTTPNDFRSPADRAAQDEAEIRGRFAELVEGLRTKDLQALKQGYTPDVVSFDVEPPLQHAGVAAKLENWAKVFRFFAEVDYEFRDLTFVVGDDVAYGHGFGRLRGTLNDGTAAPGTWVRATFGLRKIDGTWLIAHDQVSVPLDIASGTGVVDLEP
- a CDS encoding NADPH-dependent FMN reductase, producing MTRIGIILGSTRPNRNGAQIARWVLDTASRRDDAEFELVDLRDHPLPHLDEPVPPMFGPSAHEHTRAWAERIAPFDAFVIVTPEYNGGAPGVLKNALDHLFAEWTNKALGFVSYGVNGGARAVVQLRTVCSTLGMADVGYQVSISVLTDFENNTTFIPRDHHADALTKTLDQIIAWSTALAPLRRPAADTSNSTPEGADHDDAERLSVTR
- a CDS encoding YdeI/OmpD-associated family protein, translating into MERFQARIESARGGGAYVAVPVEVVTALGGGGRIPVRATFDGVDYIGSVVSMGDGPCLGVLGAIRAELGKQRGDTVEVTVERDTAERVVAVPDDLAAALAEAGLRAAFDGLSYSRRREQVGSITSAKRPETRARRVAVTVEALAN
- a CDS encoding nitrate reductase subunit alpha, translating into MTLGRYFQRGEVSDDLRTVHKVGGREADEFYRDRWAHDKVVRSTHGVNCTGSCSWKIYVSDGVITWESQQTDYPSVGADKPEYEPRGCPRGASFSWYTYSPARVRYPYVRGALLEMYRDAKARVKDPVLAWADIVEDAERAKTYKSARGKGGFVRAEWWEAAEIAAAAHVHTIKQYGPDRIAGFSPIPAMSMVSHAVGARFISLLGGSMLSFYDWYADLPVASPQVFGDQTDVPESADWFDAGYLIMWGSNVPVTRTPDAHYMTEARYRGQKVVVVSPDYADNTKFADEWLPARPGTDAALAMAMGHVVLREFFVERSTPRFDDYIKRYTDLPFLITLDEREGGWNDNGEYQGHTWLPGKFLTAADLAAAGDADFDVDNADHKTVLLDGDGNPVVPNGTLGDRFGDSGAGRWNLDLGEVDPLLTLYGRTDDAAAVQFPRFDAASAAVTRSVPTMTVAGRRVTTVFDLLLAQYGVGRPGLSGDWATGYDDASAPYTPAWQEAITGVPAAQSIRIAREFADNADRSGGRSMIVMGAGTNHWFHSDQIYRAFFTLTLLTGCQGVNGGGWAHYVGQEKCRPVTGWSTLAFGLDWQRPPRQMQGTVFWYLTNDQWRYDPFTSESFASPLGSGAFAGRTAADNIALASRLGWMPSYPTFDRNPLDLVDDAAAAGMSPQEYVVDGLKSGELNFACEDPDAPENFPRVLTVWRANLLGSSGKGNEYFHRHLLGADSNLQADDSTGVRPTEVRWREQAPTGKLDLLMSMDFRMTSTTLFSDIVFPAATWYEKHDLSSTDMHPFVHAFSPAISPPWEAKTDFDAFHRIARGFSWLAEKHLGVRKDLVAVPLQHDSADALAQARGRVLDWKAGECEPVPGRTMPKLVVVERDYPKLAEKMAALGPLIETLGVTTKGVTTIPDAEVEYLRGVNGAVVSGAAQGRPSLARDTHAAEAILALSGTTNGRLAVEGFHVLEQRTGTRLADLAAEHEGKRISFADTQARPVPVITSPEWSGSETGGRRYSPFTINTERLKPWHTLTGRQHFYLDHDWMIELGEQLPIFRPPLDMSALFREPEIGTVGDGAIGERGVTVRYLTPHSKWSIHSAYQDNLHMLTLSRGGQAIWMSDRDAAKIGVADNDWIEAVNRNGVVVARAIVSHRMPEGTVFMYHAQDRAVDVPRIEGTPQLRAGRGKRGGIHNALTRIMIKPTHLIGGYAQQSFALNYHGPTGNQRDEVTTIRKRSQEVAY